Proteins encoded in a region of the Hirundo rustica isolate bHirRus1 chromosome 10, bHirRus1.pri.v3, whole genome shotgun sequence genome:
- the AP1S3 gene encoding AP-1 complex subunit sigma-3: MIHFILLFSRQGKLRLQKWYTTLPDKEKKKIIREIVQIILSRNQKTSSFVDWKDLKLVYKRYASLYFCCAIEDQDNELLTLEVVHRYVELLDRYFGNVCELDIIFNFEKAYFILDEFIIGGEVQETSKKTAVKAIEDSDMLQETVEEYMNKPAF; encoded by the exons ATACACTTTATACTGCTGTTCAGTCGGCAGGGGAAGTTAAGGCTTCAGAAATGGTACACGACGCTACCtgataaagagaagaaaaagatcaTTCGAGAAATTGTTCAGATTATTTTGTCTCGCAACCAAAAAACGAGTAGTTTTGTTGACTGGAAAGACCTCAAGCTTGTTTACAAAAG GTATGCTAGTTTGTATTTCTGCTGTGCAATAGAAGACCAGGATAATGAGCTCCTGACACTAGAGGTCGTTCATCGATATGTGGAGCTCCTGGACAGATACTTTGGAAAC GTGTGCGAGCTGGATATTatctttaattttgaaaaagcttattttattCTTGATGAGTTTATAATTGGTGGAGAAGTACAAGAGACTTCAAAGAAGACTGCGGTGAAAGCCATAGAAGACTCTGACATGTTGCAGGAG ACAGTGGAAGAATACATGAACAAGCCTGCATTTTAA